The genome window GATGATCAAGTCACAGTGGCTCGACACCACCGGCACGATGGGCAGCGGGTTGAGCAGGCCGCCGTCCACCAGCATGCGGTTGCCTTGCATCACCGGGGTGAACAGGCTGGGGATCGCCGCCGAGGCGCGCATGGCTTGGTGCAGGCAGCCTTCCTGGAACCAGATTTCCTGCTGGTTGGTGAGGTCGGTGGCGACGGCGGTGTAGGGGATGCGTAGTTCTTCGATGTTGATCTCGCCGACGATCTTGCGGATCTGCCCGAAGACTTTCTCGCCGCGAATGGCGCCCAGGCGGAAGCTCACGTCGACCAGGCGCAACACGTCGAGGTAGTCTAGGCTTTCAATCCAGTTTCGATACTCGTCCAGCTTGCCGGCGGCGTAAATGCCGCCCACTACGGCCCCCATTGAACAGCCGGCGATACAGGCGATGTCGTAGCCGCGCCGCTCGATCTCCTCGATTACCCCGATATGGGCGTAGCCCCGGGCCCCACCGGAGCCCAGCACCAAGGCAACACGTTTCTTCATGGTCCATGTCCTCCCCAAGGCAGGTCCCCACAATGCACCCAATGAGGGGGTGGCTTCAATGTTCGTGGGAGCCTGCAATATTTTTCCAGGATAGCGCTGCTGCTCGGGTATGCTCTGGCCAATAGGTACTATCGATTTCAGGCTAAGGACAGGCACTTTTCCCTGTAGGCAACGTCTACAACGTACGACTGTTTTTCTTTATTTTGAGGTGTCATCGATGAAAGCCTGGATGTGTGTGCCTGTGATCGTGTTGGCCCTGGCCGGTTGCGCCGGGAAAACCGCATACCGCGACAGCTGCGGTAGCCAATTGGACGCCGCCTGGAAAGAACTGGACCTGGCCAAGGCCGAAGGCTTTGCTGGCACCGTGAGCTACTCTAAGGCACTGTCTTTGTTGACGGGCGCCAAGACCCAGCAACAGTTTGAAGCGTTTGAAGGCTGCTCCAACAAGGCCGAGAAAGCGCGTTTCTATATTCGTGAGTCTCGCGCCGGGCGTTGACCTGCAGCGAGTAGGATTTTTCATCAGGTAGTGAGGGCAGGATGTCAGCTTTGGTCGATCAGTTAGTCGCTCAGGTCATTGGCCTGGAAGTAGGGTTACTGAGCTGCCAGGCTCGTCTCGCCGCCGTCACCGACGATGAGGCCCTGCATGACCTGCGCACCACGGTGCGCCGCCTGCGTAGCCTGTTGCGCCCTTTGCGAGGGTTGCCGGGTGTGGAACAGCTTGAATTGGCTGCCGGCACCGTGGGCCAATTGACGACGCCGCTGCGCGACCGCGAGGTGCTGGCGGCGTACTTGCATCAGCATGGCCATCATGAGGCCGCAAACCGACGGCTGCGTCTGCAACCCGAGACCTATCGTCAGGTGGCACAAAGTCCGGAACTCGCGCACTTGTTGCTGATCCTCGACGCCTTCCCGCGTTTCATCCGTGCCTCTGAGCACCAGAAGCTGCTCAAGGGCCTGCGTCCGCGCATCGAAAAACGTCTGGCCAAGCAATGGCAGGCGCTCGGTGAGGCCCTGAAGGACCCCGACCATGATCGCCACCGCCTGCGTTTGCTGATCAAGCGCGTGCGCTACGCCGCAGAAGCCTATCCCGAATTGGACACGTTGCCCGCCAAGGCCGTGTCGCACCTGAAAAAAGCCCAGGGTGCCCTGGGGGATTGGCACGACTGCTGGCAGTGGTTGGCCCAGGCTGAACACCAGGCAGATCTGCAACCTTGTGTTGCCGTATGGCATCGCACCATGGCCAAGGCGCAGGGGCAGGCGGACCGCGTGCTGGATAAACTCAGCGCGGATTGTTTCTGAGCCGGTCCGGCTTTTGGCCGGAATAGGCGCTGTACCTGATTGGCCCGATGGTTAAGATCCCCCATCTGTTCTTTTTTGATGTGAGACCGCCATGCGCTTTAGTGATTTGCTCGACGCCGCCCGCAGCAACCCGCTGGACGTGACCATCCCCGCTGAGTGGGCCCAGGGCCGTGCGACCTTTGGCGGCCTGGTCGCCGCATTGCAATACGAAGCCCTGCGTGCCCAGGTGCCCGCGGATCGTCCTTTACGGTCGTTGGCAATCACCTTTGTTGGCCCGGTAGCGCCGGACGTCCCCGCCAGTTATCAAGTCGAAGTGTTGCGCGAAGGCAAAGCCGTCAGCCAATTGCTTGGCCGCGTGGTGCAGAACGGTGAAGTGGCGACACTGGTACAGGCCAGTTTCGGCGCGTCCCGTGAGTCGGAAATTGCCGTCGAGAGCGAAGCACCACCGGTGTTCAAACATTGGGA of Pseudomonas azotoformans contains these proteins:
- a CDS encoding CHAD domain-containing protein — translated: MSALVDQLVAQVIGLEVGLLSCQARLAAVTDDEALHDLRTTVRRLRSLLRPLRGLPGVEQLELAAGTVGQLTTPLRDREVLAAYLHQHGHHEAANRRLRLQPETYRQVAQSPELAHLLLILDAFPRFIRASEHQKLLKGLRPRIEKRLAKQWQALGEALKDPDHDRHRLRLLIKRVRYAAEAYPELDTLPAKAVSHLKKAQGALGDWHDCWQWLAQAEHQADLQPCVAVWHRTMAKAQGQADRVLDKLSADCF
- a CDS encoding patatin-like phospholipase family protein encodes the protein MKKRVALVLGSGGARGYAHIGVIEEIERRGYDIACIAGCSMGAVVGGIYAAGKLDEYRNWIESLDYLDVLRLVDVSFRLGAIRGEKVFGQIRKIVGEINIEELRIPYTAVATDLTNQQEIWFQEGCLHQAMRASAAIPSLFTPVMQGNRMLVDGGLLNPLPIVPVVSSHCDLIIAVNLNATNQKHYQLPVIQRPPAFKSRFNNLARSLGSHLPFRRKQAEQLMKLEQEALEAQAAEINPWLEAAEPESQQPAAAPEKPGAPKSATGSFIIDNVGPASLLDLINQSFEVMQTSLAQYKIAGYPPDVLINVPKRVCRFFEFYKAPELIALGREIASDTLDRYESEQR